The following coding sequences lie in one Cicer arietinum cultivar CDC Frontier isolate Library 1 unplaced genomic scaffold, Cicar.CDCFrontier_v2.0 Ca_scaffold_5223_v2.0, whole genome shotgun sequence genomic window:
- the LOC101491760 gene encoding uncharacterized protein produces MENSGCNLHGASGNTKEENLIQSEDVQLSNYEDSQASLYLKKDGSDKGVLSPNASSYAPSSHILAKSHEKIGTPRDSAEGLAYGKANGETKHLNSRGASYGSDSMRGVAASRGSGLSPSSSVGSLSSEKSSLNPNAKEFKLNPNAKSFIPSPARPPTPVSDSSFYFPTTVNTVPNMPGVPMSIGVSHSEHLLNI; encoded by the exons ATGGAGAACTCGGGTTGCAATCTACATGGAGCCAGTGGTAACACCAAGGAAGAAAATCTTATA CAAAGTGAGGATGTTCAACTGTCAAATTATGAGG ATTCACAGGCATCACTCTACTTGAAGAAAGATGGCTCTGATAAAGGGGTGTTATCTCCTAATGCCAGCTCCTATGCCCCATCATCTCATATATTAGCAAAGTCTCATGAGAAGATAGGAACACCAAGGGATTCGGCTGAGggtttagcatatggaaaagcTAATGGGGAAACAAAGCATTTAAATTCACGTGGGGCATCATATGGGTCAGATTCTATGAGAGGTGTGGCGGCATCTCGTGGTTCTGGTTTATCTCCAAGTTCGTCAGTTGGTTCATTGTCTTCTGAAAAATCGTCTTTGAATCCCAATGCAAAG GAATTCAAGCTCAACCCTAATGCAAAGAGTTTTATTCCATCACCTGCTCGGCCTCCCACTCCAGTGTCTGATAGTTCCTTCTATTTTCCAACTACTGTAAATACTGTACCAAATATGCCAGGCGTACCCATGAGTATTGGGGTAAGTCATTCAGAGCATTTATTGAATATATAG